The genomic DNA GCTGTAGGCCACCTGCGCCGTGGTGTCGCCCAGCCGGTCGGTCTGCACCTGCGCCACGTAGTGCGCCAGGCGCGCGTTGAGCTGCCCGATCAGCCACAGCGCAAAAGGGTGGCTCTCTTGCAGCAGCCGCAGGAACTCGCTGCGCGGCAGCAGGGCCACCACGCTGTCGGTCAGCGCCGTCACGGCGTAGGGACGGGGCTCGTCCTTGAGCACCGAGCCCTCGCCAAACCAGGCGCCCGAGGGCACGCCCGCGAAAGTGCTGGTGCGGCCTTCGGCGGTGATGTTGTCCAGCTTGAGCATGCCTTCCATCACCCCGGCCCAATGCGCGGTGGGCGTGCCCTTCGAGAACACCGCGCCGCCCGCAGGGTAGCTGCGCACCGTGATCGCCCGGCGCACGCGCGCGGCCTCCTCGGCGGTGAGGGCGGACATCCAGGGCGACTGGGCAAGGAAGAGGTCGAGGGGATCTGCGGTCATGGTGGCGTGGAAACAGGCACCGCCGGATTCTGCGGGAGATCACGCTCCGCGCCAATGGGGCCGGCCCGAAGGTTCAGGCGATGCCCGTCACATGGTCGCGCAGCAGCGGCACATGCACGATCAGCGAGCCCTTGTTGGGCTCGATGCGCACGATGCCCCGGGGCTTGAACACGCTGAGCGCCACGTTCACCCGCTGGCGCGAGAGCCCGCAGATCAGGGCCAGTTCCTGCTGCGAGATCAGCAGCTCCTGCACCGCCTCGCCCTGGCTGTCGGCCAGCATCAGAAGGGCCCGGGCCACCCGCGTCTCGGGCCCGCGCAGGCGCGATGCCTCCAGCATGCCCACGAACACCCCCATGCGCGCGTTCATGATGTCGCAGATCACATGGTTGAACGCGATGGACGACTGGCGCAGCGTCTCGAAGGTCTCCACCGGCACCAGGCACAGGTGGGCCGGCGTGAGCGAGCGCAGGTCGTACTGGCGCAGTTCCTTCTTGAGCAGCGAGCCCTCGCCGCCCCATTCGCCCTCGCGCAAACAATACAGCGTGGTTTCGGCACCGTCCGACGCCACCACGTACATCTGCAGGAAGCCGCGCACCAGCCCGTACCAGTGGGTGCAGGGTTGCCCCCGGTGGGCCACCAGCTCGCCGGGGACGGTGATCCGCTCGCTCGCGGTGCGCAGGACCACGGCTTGCAACTCGGGCGACAGCACGCGGTACCAGGCCGACGACTCCAGGAAGTCCACCAGGCCGGTGCCTGCGGGGGCATGTGCTGCCCTTTTCCCGCGTGAGGGCACGGGCGTTTCAAGCGGGCTCGATGGGGTGCGAGAAGGCATGGCTTGAGTCCCTGGGTGGTCAGAGCTTGCAGTATCGGTCAGGGGGATAGCTTGAACGCGCGGCGCGCGTTGCCCGCCAGGTACAGGGCTCTCGTCTCTGCGTCCAGGCCCAGGGCATCGAGCCCAGCCAGGCATTCTGCCGGTGTGAGCATGGGGTAGTTGGTGCCGAACAGCACCTTGTGCCGGCCCGGGCCGCGCAGGTAGGCGACCAGTTCTGGCGGGAAGCGCGAGGCCTTGTAGGCCGATGTGTCCACATAGACGTTGGGATGTTTCATCATCAGCGAGACCATCTCGTTCACCCATGGGAAACCGATGTGTCCGCCCACGATGCGCAGGTCCGGGAATTCATGTGCCACGTGGTCCAGGTACGGCATCGGCCGGCCCGGCTCGGAAGGGCGCATGGGGCCTGCATGCCCGACCTGCAGGCAGAAGGTGACGTCCAGTTCCACGCATTCGGCATACAGTGGGTAGTAGCGGCGATCGTCGGGCGGCAGGCCCCAGAGCCAGGGCAGCACGCGCACGCCCTTGAAGCCGAACTGCCGCACGCAGCGGCGCAACTCGCGCACGGCGTCCATGGGCCGGTGGAGATCGACCGAGGCGATGCCCACCACCTGGCCGGGATGCGCCTGCGTGGCCGCTGCCACCTCGTCGTTGGTGATCATCGGCCCGGCAGGCCCCCACCAGGCGCTGGCCAGGACGCGCTGGACGCCCTGGGCGCGGAAGGTCGCCAGCGCTTCATCGTGCGTGATGCCGGGGTTTTCCTGCGCCAGGGAGCGCCAGTGGGTGGGCCAGCGGCGCAATGAATCGAACATGGAGTCCAGCAGGTAAGGCCGGTTCGGCAATTGCATCCAGGCATCGATGATTTCAGGCATTGGTGGTGCTCCCCGGCGTGGTGCTGGTTGGGTTGAAATGGTCGTCGAAGCCTTGCAGGCTGGGCATGGACAGCACAGGCCGGGTGCCCAGGGCCTGGAGTTCGTTCCACAGGCGCATGAGCATGCCGGCCCGCGTGGCATCGTCCACATAAGGCACGTGGTGCGCAAAGAAGGGTTCGTAGACGGAGAACCCCGCATACCCCAGCGTGCCCTGCAGCAGGTGGCGCATCATTCCAGTGAGCTCGCCGTGCAGGGCGCCGGTGCCGAACATGTGCTCGCGCCCGCCCAGGGCAGCCACCACCAGCGCATGTTTGCCCACCATGCCACCCCGGTCGTACACCCGCCGTCCCCCGTAGAACACGCCGGACAGGAACACCCGGTCTATCCAGCCCTTCATCTGCGCCGGCACCGAGAACCAGAACACCGGGAAGACGAGCACCAGCAGGTCTGCGTCTACCACTGCCCGGACCTCGTTCTCGATCTCGGGGGCGAGGCTGCCATGCTCCCACGCGTGCCGCTGCTCCAGCGGGTACACCAGGTGTCCGGGGCTTGCCCGTTCGCCGAAATCCGTGGCACTGGCCACGGCGCCAAAGCCCGCCGCATGCAGGTCGGTCGCGCTGGTTTGCCAGCCTGCGTTGGCCAATGCCGCCTGGGTGGTGTCGCGCATGGCCGCGACGAAAGAACGAGGTTCGGGGTGGGTATAGACGATGTGGGCACGCGGCATGGGGCTCGCTTTCAGGCTGGGTTCGTTGGCAGGTTTGTAGCCCGGAACCGCCGCGTGCGTTGTCGTTGCAAAGACAACATGGCCGAGCCCTTGTGGCTAGCATGAAGCTGGCAATCAGCAAGCTTTTGCAGACCCACGAAGGAGACACCCATGGCATGGCATATCGAGGCGGTGGACGGCTGCGCCGTCGTCCGCATGAACACCAACAAGGTCAACGTGCAGAACGCGCTTTTTTTTGCCGACCTGCACGATGCCTTCGACCGGCTCGAACGCGAGTTCTGTGAACTGCCGGTGGTGCTCACGGGGCAGGGCGACGCGTTCTCGGCCGGGATCGATTTCGACTACAGCTTCGGCATCTTCGGCAGCGGCAGCAAGGATGCCGTCCGCGAGTGGTACAAGGCCTACCGCGAGACCAATCTGCGGATCTTCGAGTACTCCCGGCCCACGGTAGCGGCGGTCAACGGCCATGCCATCGCGGGCGGGCTGATCACGGCGCTGGACTGCGACTTCCGCGTGGCGGCGCGCAAACCCGCCAAGTTCGGCCTGAACGAAGTGCCCATCGGCATCCCCATGCCGGCGGCCTACGTGGAGATCATCAAATACGCCCTGGGCGACCAGGTGGGCGCGCTCGCCACGCTGCGCGGCAAGCTCTACACACTGGAAGAGGCCGAGCGACTGGGTTTCTTCCACGAGGTGGTGGAGCCCGAGCAACTGCTGGCCACGGCCATCGGCTATGCGAAGTGCATCACGCCCGACTGCAACACCGCCTACGCGATGTCCAAGAAGGCGCTGCACGACAGCGTGATGCGCCAGATCGAGGAGCGCACCGTGGCCCTGGACGACTACCTGCCTGCCGGCATGGGCGACGCGGGCAACCGCCGTGCGCAGGACCGCCGCCGGCAAGAGATCATGCGCAAGCGTTGAAGCACAGGGGTATCCATGATCGACCTCTACAGCTGGCCCGCACCCAACGGGCACAAGGTGCACATCCTGGTGGAGGAGCTAGGCGTTCCCTACCGCCTGGTGCCCATCAATATCACCCAGGGCGACCAGCACCAGCCGGCCTACCGTGCCATCAACCCCAATGGCAAGATCCCGGCCATCGTCGACCATGCCCCGGCCGATGGGGGCGGGCCCTTCACGGTGTTCGAGACCGGCGCCATCCTGCTGTACCTGGCGGACAAGGCGCAGCGCTTCGTGCCCGCCGAACTGCGTGCACGAAGCGATGTGCTGCAGTGGCTTTTCTGGCAGGTGGGCGGGCTCGGGCCGATGATGGGGCAGGCGCAGCATTTCTTTCGCTATGCGCCAGAGCCGATTCCCTACGGCATCGGGCGCTACCAGAACGAGACGCGGCGGCTGCTCAAGGTACTCGATGAGCGGCTCGAAGGCCGCGAGTACATTGGCGGCGCCTATTCCCTCGCCGACATCGCCTGTTTTCCGTGGGTGCGCATCCACAAGATGACGGGCGTTGCGCTGGACGATTTTCCGCGCGTGCAGGCCTGGTATGGCCGTGTGCGCAGCCGGCCCGCCGTGGGGCGAGCGATGGACCTGTTGCGCGGGAGCTGGGTGGATGTGACCACGTCCAGCGACGCCAGGCACAACCTCTTCGAGCGCGGGTAACCGGGCATGCCGGACCACAGCAGCACGGCAGGCGTGGATGCCTTCATCGATCTGTGCAGCCCGTACTCGTACCTGGCGCTGCGGCAGGCGCGCGATCTGGAGCAGCGCAGCGGGCTGCGCTTCGACTGGTGGCCATACATCACGGACTTTCAATCGGCTTATGGCGGCGAGGTGAGCGAGCGCTCCCCGCGCGACGTGGCCAAGCTCAAGTACCTGTACATGGACTGCCGGCGCCTGGCTCAGCCGCAAGGCCTCACCATCCGCGCCACCACCAAGCTGTGGGACGCGACACTGGCCAGCCAGGCCCTGCTGTTCGCGCGGTCGCGGCAAAGGCTGTGGGAGTTCTGCGATCCGCTGCTGGCCGCGTTCTGGCGCCGCGAGTTCGACCTCGAGTCACCCGAGCAGGTGGAGTCGGCCCTGGTGGGTGCTGGGCTCAGCGCGGGCGACTGGCGCGGCTACCTGCAGCAATGCGCACAGAGTGACTTTGCGATGGCTGTGGGCAGGGCCGAAGCGCTGGGCGTGTTTGGCGCGCCATCGTTCGTCTGCCAGGGCGAGCTGTTCTGGGGCGGCGACCGCATGGAGTTGCTGGCACGGCGCCTGGAGGCCTTGCGCAACAGTGCAGATGCCAGTTGACGTGCGGCGAAACCAGCCAGAGGACGGGGTGGTGCGGTATGTGCAAGCAGGTGTGAGGGTGGTGGGGCTGGCCCGGCCCATGGTGCCAGAATGACCCATTGCCCAAGCACTACCGGAAAGCCCCATGCCCCGCTGGAATGCCCTGTTGATGAAGGCTGTGCTGGCCGCCACCGCTCTCGGGCTGGTACATGCTGCGCTACCTGGGCCGCTGCATGGGCGCGGACCGGTGGGTGTTGCTGAGTAGCGTGGCCGGCGTCGAGGCCGAGAGCGCCGGCGGTGCCAACGTGCAGGGCGTGTACCTGGTAGCCACCGGGGCCGACGGCTACCAGCCCTGGTGTCGCTGGACAACCAGCGCGTGCTGATCGCCTGTCGGCTGGACGGCCAGCCACTGGCACGCGGTATGGCGCGGCTGGTGGTAGCGGGCGATGGCAAGGCCGGCCGCCCGGTCTCGGCGCTCGAAACCATCGAGGTGTTTGCGGCCGCGCCTGCGGTGCGGTAGCCGAGAAGGGGTCACGCCGTCGGCACAACGGTCTCGTACCCGGCGTCCTCGGGGCATCGAAGGGGCCGTTCGGGCCGGCTCCGGTCAGCCCACACCCCTTCCGCAATTTCCCAAGATGTCGCATAACAAAGGGTTTTTCCTATAGTTTGTGGAAATGTTAACGTTAACATTCGTGCGTTGCTGCCGTTCAGGCATGGTCTGAAGCGGGTTTTCAAGCCGCTTTGGTCGGTCTGAAAGGCGGCTCGCCCCCTTGAACACTGCTTGAAACCGCTGAAGGCAGCGTGCTGCAAGCCGCTTGTACGACCTGTTGATACGCCCTGACCACCCACCAGACCTGATACCACCATCCATGACCCCGCAAGACCTAAAATCCATCATGGGCTCCGGCCTGCTGTCCTTCCCCATCACGGACTTCGACGAGCAGGGTGAATTCCGCCCCAGGACCTACATCGAGCGCCTGGAGTGGCTGGCCCCCTACGGCGCCAGCGCCTTGTTCGCCGCCGGCGGCACGGGCGAGTATTTCTCGCTCTCGGGCCCCGAGTATGGCCAGGTCATCAAGACCGCCGTGGACACCTGCCGCGGCAAGGTGCCCATCATTGCCGGCGCCGGCGGCCCCACCCGCACCGCCATCGCCCATGCCCAGGAGGCCGAGCGCCTGGGCGCCCACGGCATCCTGCTGCTGCCCCACTACCTGACCGAAGCCGGCCAGGAGGGCCTGATCGAGCATGTGGCCGCCGTGTGCAACAGCGTGAAGTTCGGCGTGATCGTCTACAACCGCGACCGCACCAAGCTGACTGCCGATTCCCTGGCCATCCTGGCCGACCGCTGCCCCAACCTGATCGGCTTCAAGGACGGCGTGGGCAACATCGAGACCATGTCTTCCATCTTCATGAAGATGGGTGACCGCTTCTCCTACCTGGGCGGCCTGCCCACGGCCGAGGTGTATGCGGCGGCCTACAAGGCGCTGGGCACGCCGGTGTATTCGTCCGCAGTGTTCAACTTCATTCCCAAGACGGCGATGGACTTCTACAAGGCCGTGGCGGCCGACGACACGGCCACGCAGCACAGGCTGCTCAAGGAGTTCTTCATGCCCTACCTGGCCATCCGCAACCGGGTGGAAGGCTATGGCGTGAGCATCATCAAGGCGGGCGCCAGGATCGTGGGCCATGACGGTGGGCCGGTGCGCGCGCCGCTGACGGACTTGAAGCCCAGCGAGATGGAAGAGCTCAAGGCGCTCATCGACAAGCTCGGCCCGCAGTAAGCGCGCCCCCCTGTCCCACGCCAACCCTTCAACCCAAGACCCCGCAGAGGGCCGCCGACCACCACCACCACCTCAGGAGACATCCCTCATGTTCGTCAATCAACTGCTGCTCGTGGCCAGCGCCTGCACCCTGGCGTTTTCCGCATCGGCCCAGACGGCCGCCACGCCCTGGCCCGAAAAGCCCGTCACCATCGTTGTGCCGTTTCCGGCGGGCGGCTCCACCGACATGGTGGCGCGCGCCATGGCCCAGCACATGGGCGACAAGCTGGGCCAGAACTTCGTGGTGGACAACCGCCCCGGTGCCACGGGCACGCTGGGTGCGGGTGCCGTCAAACGCGCCGCGCCCGATGGCTACACGTTGCTGGTGTCGTCCCTGGGCGCCTTCGTGGTGGCGCCGCACCTGCTCAAGAGCGTGCCGTACGACGCGCTCAAGGATTTCGACTACATCACCGTGCCCGTGCAGGCGCCCAATGTGCTGGTGGCCTCGCCGGCGCAAAAGGCACGCACCGTGAAGGAGGTGATCGCCCAGCTCAAGGCCAACCCCGGCAAGGTGAGCTTTGCGAGCTCGGGCAACGGCTCGTCGGACCACCTCTCGGCCGAAGTGTTCTGGCAGCAGAGTGGCACCGAAGGCCTGCACATCCCCTACAAGGGCGGCGCGCCGGCCATCAACGACCTGCTGGGCGGGCAGGTGGAGTTCTCGTTCCAGAACGTGAACGCCGTGCTGCAGCACATCCGCGGCGGCAAGCTGCATGCGATTGCCGTCACCGGCGACAAGCGCAGCCTCGTGCTGCCCGACGTGCCCACCCTGGCCGAGGCCGGCGTGGCCGGTGCCGAGGTGTACTCGTGGCAGGGCATGGCCGCGCCCAAGGGCCTGCCACCCGCGCTCAAGAAGAAGCTTTCGGATGCCGCCATCGCCGCCATGAACGACCCCGCCGTGAAGAAGCGCATGCTCGACCAGGGCCTGGAGATCGTGGCCAGCACGCCCGAGGCTTTCACCGCCTACCAGGCACGCGAATTCGCGCGCTGGAAGACGGTCATCGAAACCCGAAAAATCACTGCTGATTGAGATTTACCCCGAGGCGCCTTCGGGCGCCTCATCTTCGCTTCCGGACCACCATGACCACCCCATCCATCCCCTCCGCCGCCAGCACCCCCGTCGTCACCGAGCTGCGCGTGGTGCCCGTGGCGGGCCACGACAGCATGCTCATGAACCTGAGCGGCGCGCACGGCCCGTTCTTCACGCGCAACCTGATCATCCTGCGCGACAGCGCGGGCAACACCGGGGTGGGCGAGGTGCCCGGCGGCGAGAAGATCCGCCAGACCATCGAGGACGCACGGCCATTGATCGTGGGCCGGCCCATCGGCCACCACAACGCGGTACTCAACGCCATGCGCGCCCGGTTCGCCGACCGCGATGCGGGCGGGCGCGGCCTGCAGACCTTCGATTTGCGCATCACCATCCACGCTGTGACGGCGGTGGAGTCGGCCTTCCTGGACCTCTTGGGCCAGCACCTGAACGTGCCCGTGGCCGCGCTGCTGGGCGATGGCGTGCAGCGCGAGGCGGTGCAGATGCTGGGCTACCTGTTCTACGTGGGCGACCGCGCAAAGACCGACCTGGCCTACCGCACCGAGCCCGGTGCCGACAACGACTGGTTCCGCCT from Acidovorax sp. A79 includes the following:
- a CDS encoding Crp/Fnr family transcriptional regulator; protein product: MTADPLDLFLAQSPWMSALTAEEAARVRRAITVRSYPAGGAVFSKGTPTAHWAGVMEGMLKLDNITAEGRTSTFAGVPSGAWFGEGSVLKDEPRPYAVTALTDSVVALLPRSEFLRLLQESHPFALWLIGQLNARLAHYVAQVQTDRLGDTTAQVAYSLSGLFNDALFPNTARRITLSQEELGRLSGVSRQVANRALQELQDRGAIRLGYGSIEVIDLQVLQSIAREG
- a CDS encoding Crp/Fnr family transcriptional regulator; its protein translation is MPSRTPSSPLETPVPSRGKRAAHAPAGTGLVDFLESSAWYRVLSPELQAVVLRTASERITVPGELVAHRGQPCTHWYGLVRGFLQMYVVASDGAETTLYCLREGEWGGEGSLLKKELRQYDLRSLTPAHLCLVPVETFETLRQSSIAFNHVICDIMNARMGVFVGMLEASRLRGPETRVARALLMLADSQGEAVQELLISQQELALICGLSRQRVNVALSVFKPRGIVRIEPNKGSLIVHVPLLRDHVTGIA
- a CDS encoding amidohydrolase family protein — encoded protein: MPEIIDAWMQLPNRPYLLDSMFDSLRRWPTHWRSLAQENPGITHDEALATFRAQGVQRVLASAWWGPAGPMITNDEVAAATQAHPGQVVGIASVDLHRPMDAVRELRRCVRQFGFKGVRVLPWLWGLPPDDRRYYPLYAECVELDVTFCLQVGHAGPMRPSEPGRPMPYLDHVAHEFPDLRIVGGHIGFPWVNEMVSLMMKHPNVYVDTSAYKASRFPPELVAYLRGPGRHKVLFGTNYPMLTPAECLAGLDALGLDAETRALYLAGNARRAFKLSP
- a CDS encoding NAD(P)H-dependent oxidoreductase, which gives rise to MPRAHIVYTHPEPRSFVAAMRDTTQAALANAGWQTSATDLHAAGFGAVASATDFGERASPGHLVYPLEQRHAWEHGSLAPEIENEVRAVVDADLLVLVFPVFWFSVPAQMKGWIDRVFLSGVFYGGRRVYDRGGMVGKHALVVAALGGREHMFGTGALHGELTGMMRHLLQGTLGYAGFSVYEPFFAHHVPYVDDATRAGMLMRLWNELQALGTRPVLSMPSLQGFDDHFNPTSTTPGSTTNA
- a CDS encoding enoyl-CoA hydratase/isomerase family protein, whose product is MAWHIEAVDGCAVVRMNTNKVNVQNALFFADLHDAFDRLEREFCELPVVLTGQGDAFSAGIDFDYSFGIFGSGSKDAVREWYKAYRETNLRIFEYSRPTVAAVNGHAIAGGLITALDCDFRVAARKPAKFGLNEVPIGIPMPAAYVEIIKYALGDQVGALATLRGKLYTLEEAERLGFFHEVVEPEQLLATAIGYAKCITPDCNTAYAMSKKALHDSVMRQIEERTVALDDYLPAGMGDAGNRRAQDRRRQEIMRKR
- a CDS encoding glutathione S-transferase N-terminal domain-containing protein translates to MIDLYSWPAPNGHKVHILVEELGVPYRLVPINITQGDQHQPAYRAINPNGKIPAIVDHAPADGGGPFTVFETGAILLYLADKAQRFVPAELRARSDVLQWLFWQVGGLGPMMGQAQHFFRYAPEPIPYGIGRYQNETRRLLKVLDERLEGREYIGGAYSLADIACFPWVRIHKMTGVALDDFPRVQAWYGRVRSRPAVGRAMDLLRGSWVDVTTSSDARHNLFERG
- a CDS encoding DsbA family protein, which gives rise to MPDHSSTAGVDAFIDLCSPYSYLALRQARDLEQRSGLRFDWWPYITDFQSAYGGEVSERSPRDVAKLKYLYMDCRRLAQPQGLTIRATTKLWDATLASQALLFARSRQRLWEFCDPLLAAFWRREFDLESPEQVESALVGAGLSAGDWRGYLQQCAQSDFAMAVGRAEALGVFGAPSFVCQGELFWGGDRMELLARRLEALRNSADAS
- the kdgD gene encoding 5-dehydro-4-deoxyglucarate dehydratase; its protein translation is MTPQDLKSIMGSGLLSFPITDFDEQGEFRPRTYIERLEWLAPYGASALFAAGGTGEYFSLSGPEYGQVIKTAVDTCRGKVPIIAGAGGPTRTAIAHAQEAERLGAHGILLLPHYLTEAGQEGLIEHVAAVCNSVKFGVIVYNRDRTKLTADSLAILADRCPNLIGFKDGVGNIETMSSIFMKMGDRFSYLGGLPTAEVYAAAYKALGTPVYSSAVFNFIPKTAMDFYKAVAADDTATQHRLLKEFFMPYLAIRNRVEGYGVSIIKAGARIVGHDGGPVRAPLTDLKPSEMEELKALIDKLGPQ
- a CDS encoding Bug family tripartite tricarboxylate transporter substrate binding protein, translated to MFVNQLLLVASACTLAFSASAQTAATPWPEKPVTIVVPFPAGGSTDMVARAMAQHMGDKLGQNFVVDNRPGATGTLGAGAVKRAAPDGYTLLVSSLGAFVVAPHLLKSVPYDALKDFDYITVPVQAPNVLVASPAQKARTVKEVIAQLKANPGKVSFASSGNGSSDHLSAEVFWQQSGTEGLHIPYKGGAPAINDLLGGQVEFSFQNVNAVLQHIRGGKLHAIAVTGDKRSLVLPDVPTLAEAGVAGAEVYSWQGMAAPKGLPPALKKKLSDAAIAAMNDPAVKKRMLDQGLEIVASTPEAFTAYQAREFARWKTVIETRKITAD